A window of Armatimonadota bacterium contains these coding sequences:
- a CDS encoding methyltetrahydrofolate cobalamin methyltransferase, whose protein sequence is MLIIGERINTSRKIKGEPVIEKAVKERDSEYIVDLARKQKEAGATYIDVNAGTLTEGEPEALGWLVTTIQNALDVPLSIDSPNLEAVQRALKVHKGQAFINSVTAETARLESTIPLIKEFGAKIVALCMDDAGIPHDYEGRIRIARVLIEKLTNAGIKPEDIYIDPLVYPVATGPQYGKAVLDTIRTVKAERPDVQTIAGISNVSHGLPARKFLNQAFTVMCLEAGIDAAIIDPLDRQLMALIYASEAILGKDEFCAGYLSAHREGRLEEAK, encoded by the coding sequence ATGCTTATCATCGGAGAAAGAATTAACACTAGTCGCAAGATTAAAGGAGAGCCGGTTATTGAAAAAGCAGTAAAAGAAAGAGATTCTGAATATATAGTTGACCTCGCACGCAAGCAAAAAGAAGCAGGTGCAACATACATTGATGTAAATGCAGGCACGCTTACCGAAGGTGAACCTGAAGCTCTGGGGTGGCTTGTTACTACAATTCAAAATGCACTCGATGTGCCGCTCTCAATTGACAGCCCAAACCTTGAAGCTGTTCAGCGTGCTCTTAAGGTTCACAAGGGTCAAGCATTCATTAATTCTGTTACTGCGGAGACCGCCCGCCTAGAAAGCACTATCCCGCTGATAAAGGAATTCGGCGCAAAAATTGTTGCGCTTTGCATGGATGATGCTGGCATACCTCATGACTATGAGGGCCGCATCCGTATTGCACGTGTATTGATTGAAAAACTTACAAACGCTGGGATAAAGCCTGAGGATATCTATATAGACCCACTTGTATACCCGGTAGCTACGGGTCCGCAATACGGGAAGGCGGTTCTCGACACCATACGTACAGTCAAGGCGGAGCGCCCGGATGTTCAGACGATAGCCGGCATTAGCAACGTTTCTCACGGTTTGCCTGCGCGAAAATTCCTAAATCAAGCTTTTACTGTGATGTGTCTTGAAGCAGGAATTGACGCTGCAATTATCGACCCACTTGATCGCCAACTTATGGCATTAATCTATGCATCGGAAGCAATCTTAGGGAAGGACGAGTTCTGCGCCGGATACCTTTCTGCGCATCGTGAGGGCAGACTTGAAGAAGCAAAATAA
- a CDS encoding NUDIX hydrolase, whose translation MNIKEKTIESKRIFEGRIVSLRVDTVELPNGRRTTREVVEHKGAVAVVPMLDHERVVMVRQFRQPVGSELLEIPAGTLEDGEDPADCARRELAEEIGYYPGKLTEMFHSYLSPGYSTEMLHTFLAEDLQKVSEKRDFDEFLEVVTIKLKDAVEMICRGVILDAKSICGLLLAFKLKLG comes from the coding sequence ATGAATATAAAAGAGAAAACCATAGAATCTAAGCGGATCTTCGAGGGTCGGATTGTAAGCCTGCGCGTTGATACGGTTGAACTGCCGAATGGGCGGCGAACGACGCGAGAGGTAGTAGAACATAAGGGTGCCGTAGCGGTTGTTCCAATGCTCGACCACGAAAGGGTTGTGATGGTCAGGCAGTTTCGGCAACCTGTCGGGTCGGAGCTCCTTGAAATTCCTGCAGGTACGCTTGAGGACGGTGAAGACCCCGCAGATTGCGCCCGCCGAGAATTAGCTGAGGAGATTGGATACTATCCTGGGAAGCTGACGGAGATGTTTCACTCATACCTGTCGCCTGGCTATTCAACTGAAATGCTTCACACTTTTCTTGCAGAGGATTTGCAGAAAGTTTCGGAGAAAAGGGATTTCGACGAATTTTTAGAAGTCGTTACCATCAAGCTTAAAGATGCGGTCGAAATGATTTGCAGGGGTGTTATTTTAGATGCCAAAAGTATCTGTGGACTTTTGTTGGCATTTAAATTGAAGCTGGGATAG
- a CDS encoding DUF3866 family protein yields MLNRRKARVLEVISERKGAVELLVEVGGKHEKAICYPDLVGRVLPGDEVLINTTAVDLNLGTGGFHFIICNMTRPEQEEVISPGRVMKLRYMPHQLSVVAAEEDDPNTRDRVLAFKTLGRMPVICCELHSQIAPAAAAFKALTAHNMRLAYVMTDGAALPIALSRLVAELKGKDLLDVTITCGQAFGGDFEAINIFTALIVAKQVAEADVAIVSQGPGNAGTSCKYGFSGIGQGEAINACNILGGIAIAVPRISFADTRERHRGLSHHTATVLGEIALTQALVPLPEMSLERLAIVRKAIEPALSKVGHELRIVNAEVGIEELKKLGIDVRTMGRSVDEDMEFFLAASAAGVVAAEILGES; encoded by the coding sequence ATGCTAAATAGAAGAAAAGCCAGGGTCCTTGAAGTAATTTCTGAGCGCAAGGGAGCAGTTGAGCTTCTCGTCGAAGTTGGCGGCAAGCACGAAAAAGCTATATGCTACCCCGACCTAGTTGGCCGTGTCTTACCGGGCGATGAGGTTCTGATTAATACCACAGCTGTAGATTTAAATCTTGGCACAGGCGGATTTCACTTCATTATTTGCAACATGACTCGTCCTGAGCAAGAAGAGGTAATCTCACCCGGCAGGGTCATGAAGCTTCGATATATGCCTCATCAACTTTCCGTAGTTGCTGCCGAGGAGGATGACCCTAATACCCGTGATCGCGTGCTTGCATTCAAAACTTTGGGAAGAATGCCAGTTATCTGCTGTGAACTTCACAGTCAAATTGCGCCGGCTGCCGCTGCTTTTAAAGCGCTGACGGCTCATAACATGCGTCTTGCCTATGTAATGACAGATGGCGCCGCTCTACCAATTGCGCTGAGTAGACTGGTGGCGGAATTGAAGGGCAAGGATTTGCTCGATGTTACAATTACCTGTGGGCAAGCGTTTGGAGGCGACTTCGAGGCAATCAATATCTTCACTGCATTGATAGTAGCTAAGCAAGTAGCTGAGGCTGATGTTGCAATCGTCAGCCAAGGCCCTGGCAATGCGGGCACAAGTTGCAAATACGGTTTTTCAGGAATTGGGCAGGGAGAGGCAATCAATGCGTGTAATATACTTGGCGGGATAGCAATCGCTGTGCCTCGGATTAGTTTTGCCGACACCAGGGAACGCCACCGCGGACTTAGCCACCACACGGCGACCGTTCTCGGCGAAATTGCTCTCACCCAAGCGCTTGTGCCACTGCCAGAAATGTCGCTTGAACGCCTTGCAATCGTCCGCAAGGCAATTGAACCAGCGCTTTCGAAGGTCGGACACGAACTTCGCATAGTTAACGCCGAGGTAGGTATTGAGGAACTTAAGAAACTTGGAATCGACGTTAGAACGATGGGTAGGTCAGTTGATGAAGATATGGAATTTTTCCTTGCAGCATCAGCCGCGGGCGTTGTGGCGGCTGAAATTCTTGGTGAATCATGA
- a CDS encoding M20/M25/M40 family metallo-hydrolase has translation MVINRERLVNKFLGLAAISSPAKHEKALADVLTEELKSLGFEVMLDRAGEKVGGNTGNVIATKKGSVEGAVPIMFTAHMDTVSPTENWGYIMDGDTIRSNGKTILGADDKAGIAAILEGLNVVNERKIPHGDLQIAFTIGEEIGLLGAKYLDYSVISSKCVFVYDMGKPVGCVTIAAPSHDNILAKVYGCASHAGARPEDGVNAIVAASKAIANMRIGRIDFETTANVGVISGGTARNIVPEYCEVKAEARSRNEQKLDAQVQHMIEVFHEAAAEMGAGIEIEIDRSYHSYRLSHDDEVVRLAVTAARRVGIEPEMHETGGGSDANIFNAHGLPATVIGVGYDKAHSVEEYIDISDFVKSAEMTVALIEVAAGA, from the coding sequence ATGGTAATAAATAGAGAGCGGCTGGTGAATAAATTTCTGGGCCTTGCAGCAATCAGCAGCCCAGCGAAGCATGAAAAAGCTCTGGCAGATGTATTAACCGAAGAGCTGAAGAGTCTCGGCTTTGAGGTTATGCTTGATAGAGCAGGTGAGAAAGTAGGAGGCAATACCGGCAACGTAATTGCAACAAAGAAAGGTTCGGTTGAAGGCGCCGTGCCAATTATGTTCACCGCGCACATGGATACCGTTTCCCCAACTGAAAACTGGGGATATATTATGGATGGTGATACCATCCGCTCGAATGGCAAAACCATTCTTGGAGCTGACGATAAAGCTGGAATTGCCGCAATTCTTGAGGGCTTGAATGTCGTAAATGAGAGAAAAATCCCTCATGGAGACCTCCAAATAGCGTTCACCATCGGCGAGGAGATTGGCCTTTTAGGCGCGAAATACTTAGACTATAGTGTCATATCCTCAAAGTGTGTTTTCGTCTATGACATGGGGAAGCCTGTTGGATGCGTAACGATAGCTGCACCTTCGCACGATAATATTCTTGCTAAGGTTTACGGTTGTGCTTCGCATGCCGGGGCTCGGCCTGAAGATGGAGTAAACGCTATAGTAGCTGCAAGCAAGGCTATTGCCAATATGCGGATAGGACGCATCGACTTCGAGACTACGGCTAACGTTGGTGTTATTAGCGGCGGAACCGCTCGAAATATCGTGCCAGAGTATTGTGAGGTTAAAGCTGAGGCTCGCAGCCGAAACGAGCAGAAGTTGGATGCGCAAGTTCAGCATATGATTGAGGTATTTCACGAAGCAGCCGCGGAAATGGGTGCAGGAATTGAAATCGAAATAGATCGCTCTTATCATTCTTACAGGCTTTCGCACGACGATGAAGTGGTAAGGCTTGCGGTTACAGCGGCGCGTAGGGTCGGAATCGAGCCTGAGATGCATGAAACCGGTGGCGGAAGCGATGCGAATATATTTAACGCTCACGGGCTGCCAGCAACTGTCATAGGGGTCGGCTATGACAAAGCCCATAGCGTTGAAGAATACATCGATATTTCAGATTTTGTGAAGTCCGCTGAGATGACGGTTGCACTTATTGAAGTAGCGGCTGGTGCTTGA
- a CDS encoding SIS domain-containing protein translates to MSYMLDEIHEQPAIIERVIGSELNNAFGLCRAMKERGINAIGIASRGTSDNAATLAKYVFEIVNGVLVALIAPSVFTLYRSKLDLSRYLILGISQSGESTDVVEVLRQAREMGALTAGITNAEGSSLANVSDYCLLCHAGEEKSIAATKTYMSTLALIYLISSALGEKHEMLDGLRSAAVAMASVFSIEGDIAKCVERYRYMSECMITARGLNQATCQEAALKLEETCYVVANPLSAAEIMHGPIAVIEEGFPVFLYAPQGRGYDSMFELSEKLAEKKAEMIVVSTEDGILEKAKTPIKLPISVNEVFSPLVYIVAGQLFAQYLSLAKGYNPDNPRGLSKVTQTM, encoded by the coding sequence ATGTCTTATATGCTTGACGAAATCCACGAGCAGCCGGCAATTATCGAAAGGGTTATTGGCTCGGAGCTTAATAACGCCTTTGGCCTTTGCCGCGCAATGAAAGAACGAGGCATCAATGCTATTGGCATTGCTTCACGTGGCACATCGGACAATGCGGCTACGCTTGCAAAATATGTATTCGAAATAGTTAATGGCGTTTTGGTTGCCTTAATTGCTCCATCGGTTTTTACACTTTATCGCTCAAAGCTCGACCTATCTCGGTATCTTATTCTTGGCATCTCACAGTCTGGTGAGTCAACCGATGTTGTTGAAGTATTGAGGCAGGCGCGAGAAATGGGTGCACTCACCGCCGGCATAACCAACGCCGAGGGGTCGAGCCTTGCTAATGTTTCAGATTATTGCCTCCTCTGTCATGCTGGTGAGGAAAAAAGCATAGCAGCAACTAAGACCTACATGTCAACTCTGGCATTAATCTATTTGATATCAAGTGCTTTAGGTGAAAAACATGAAATGCTCGATGGGCTTCGGTCTGCGGCGGTTGCCATGGCGTCTGTATTTTCCATCGAAGGAGACATCGCCAAGTGTGTTGAGCGATATAGATATATGTCTGAGTGCATGATAACAGCGCGTGGATTAAACCAAGCAACATGTCAGGAAGCTGCCCTGAAGCTTGAGGAGACATGCTACGTCGTGGCTAATCCTCTGTCTGCGGCCGAGATTATGCACGGCCCAATTGCTGTTATCGAAGAAGGATTCCCGGTCTTCCTTTATGCGCCACAAGGCAGAGGCTACGATTCGATGTTTGAGCTATCGGAGAAACTGGCTGAGAAGAAAGCTGAAATGATTGTTGTTTCCACAGAAGATGGGATTCTCGAAAAGGCAAAAACACCAATCAAGTTGCCAATAAGCGTGAATGAGGTTTTTAGTCCGCTTGTCTATATAGTTGCAGGCCAGCTATTTGCACAGTATCTTTCGTTAGCCAAGGGCTATAACCCCGACAACCCGCGCGGCTTAAGCAAAGTAACGCAGACTATGTAA
- a CDS encoding GNAT family N-acetyltransferase, producing the protein MPEEFRAIRPDEFDECLNLWATVFERVGRNYFLPYFYGDPRFKLEYTRVCVVDGKLVSAVQICERLVGVGVADIVMGGIANVATLPEYRGRGYSSRLLKDSIRVMRRCGFDFSLLFTGIQPFYERLGWKSVPMRYLMGKLRQNIKPLEMRGYVIRQRTDDDFPGIQAVYQAYNTARPLTVRRPTDYWKGYVQPRFGPPDNTIVAERGGTIIGYVFSPSDKDTFRISEIGCLPGQEACFDLLITYAAARARNMGAQGLWCNVPQEPHVLKALRKVSDELQLREYYSGMYRLIDIRTLGGRLMHELNLRARNNMLLSGAISLDTEFGSLELTVSDNQVNLGAHDPVHVQVSQEDLFSLIFGFKSADELQVKTTLEAHKIISALFPKQKPVFWGPDHF; encoded by the coding sequence ATGCCTGAGGAGTTCAGAGCAATTCGCCCTGATGAATTTGACGAGTGCTTGAATCTATGGGCAACAGTTTTTGAGCGCGTTGGGCGGAATTATTTTCTTCCCTACTTCTATGGAGATCCCCGGTTCAAGTTAGAATACACGAGGGTGTGCGTCGTCGATGGGAAACTAGTGAGCGCGGTTCAGATATGTGAGCGATTAGTCGGCGTTGGAGTCGCAGATATTGTTATGGGTGGAATTGCTAATGTGGCGACACTGCCTGAATATAGAGGAAGAGGGTATAGCTCGCGACTTCTCAAAGACTCTATACGCGTAATGAGACGCTGCGGCTTTGATTTCTCACTGTTATTTACAGGCATTCAGCCCTTCTATGAGCGACTTGGCTGGAAATCCGTGCCGATGCGTTACCTTATGGGCAAGCTAAGGCAGAATATCAAGCCATTGGAGATGCGCGGCTATGTCATACGCCAACGTACCGATGATGATTTCCCTGGCATTCAAGCGGTTTACCAAGCTTACAATACCGCTCGACCGCTAACCGTGCGGCGACCAACAGATTATTGGAAAGGATATGTTCAGCCTAGATTTGGGCCGCCGGATAATACGATAGTAGCCGAAAGAGGGGGGACAATCATCGGTTATGTATTTTCTCCATCAGACAAGGATACTTTCAGAATCAGCGAGATAGGTTGTCTTCCAGGGCAGGAGGCATGCTTCGACCTTCTAATCACGTATGCGGCGGCTAGAGCAAGAAACATGGGTGCTCAAGGTTTATGGTGTAATGTTCCGCAAGAACCCCATGTTCTAAAGGCCCTTCGGAAAGTTTCGGACGAACTACAGCTGCGAGAATATTACAGTGGAATGTATCGGCTAATTGATATTCGTACGCTAGGTGGGAGACTAATGCATGAGTTGAATCTGCGTGCTCGAAACAATATGCTTCTTTCGGGGGCCATTAGCTTGGATACTGAATTTGGTAGCCTTGAGCTTACGGTAAGCGACAATCAAGTAAATCTCGGAGCACATGACCCTGTGCATGTGCAAGTTTCTCAAGAGGACTTGTTTAGTCTGATTTTTGGATTTAAATCGGCGGATGAATTGCAGGTTAAAACAACTTTGGAGGCGCATAAGATTATTTCAGCCCTCTTTCCGAAGCAAAAACCAGTGTTTTGGGGGCCAGACCATTTCTAG
- a CDS encoding mannitol-1-phosphate 5-dehydrogenase, with amino-acid sequence MAKKAVQFGAGNIGRGFTGQLFTESGYEVVFVDVVDEIVHLINERGWYPIEIASDHPETVIIRNVRAVHGNNREAVACEIFDASIVCTAVGVNVLRHVAPSIAKGIKLRADAKVGDSLNIIICENLLHASDVLRGYILEELPSAYADYVREHVGFVESVVSRMVPVMTEEQRQRDPLLVVVEEYKKLPVDRKGFVGEIPAIVGLQPYDNFEAYVERKLFTHNLGHAAAAYLGYLRGFEYIYQSMNDPIVRKVVEGALAETGEALIKRHGFTPEEHKEHIDDLLRRFSNVALGDQVARVARDPIRKLGPDDRLIGSAKLCIEYKISPNNICLATAAALLYDHPDDEAALKLQQMIQEEGLNQVFRSVCAIEPSSELAGMIRERLEIIKSGEWPPKAEVK; translated from the coding sequence ATGGCGAAGAAGGCTGTCCAGTTCGGCGCAGGGAACATCGGCAGGGGTTTCACAGGCCAATTATTTACCGAGTCAGGCTATGAGGTAGTATTTGTAGACGTCGTAGATGAAATCGTTCATCTTATTAACGAACGCGGCTGGTACCCCATCGAAATAGCTAGCGACCATCCAGAGACTGTAATAATTCGCAATGTTCGCGCAGTTCATGGAAACAATCGAGAGGCTGTTGCCTGTGAAATTTTCGATGCATCAATTGTATGTACAGCGGTTGGCGTTAACGTCTTGCGCCATGTCGCTCCTTCAATTGCCAAAGGTATCAAGCTTCGAGCCGATGCCAAAGTTGGCGATTCGCTGAATATTATTATCTGCGAAAACCTCCTGCATGCCTCCGACGTCCTAAGAGGATATATCCTCGAGGAGTTGCCTTCTGCATATGCCGACTACGTACGAGAACACGTGGGGTTTGTGGAATCGGTGGTTAGCAGAATGGTTCCGGTAATGACGGAAGAGCAGCGGCAGCGCGACCCTTTGCTTGTTGTTGTCGAGGAGTATAAAAAGCTGCCCGTTGACCGCAAAGGTTTTGTCGGCGAAATACCGGCAATAGTTGGTTTGCAGCCCTATGACAACTTCGAGGCCTACGTCGAAAGAAAGCTTTTTACCCATAACCTCGGACACGCCGCAGCTGCTTACTTGGGCTATTTGAGAGGATTTGAGTATATCTATCAGTCTATGAACGACCCTATCGTTCGGAAAGTCGTTGAGGGCGCGCTTGCGGAGACAGGTGAGGCATTAATCAAGAGACACGGTTTTACGCCTGAGGAGCATAAGGAGCACATTGATGATCTCCTTCGTCGGTTTTCAAATGTCGCACTTGGCGATCAAGTGGCACGAGTAGCCCGCGACCCGATTAGAAAGCTTGGCCCAGACGACCGATTGATTGGCAGTGCCAAACTCTGCATTGAGTATAAGATTAGCCCCAATAATATTTGTCTAGCCACAGCGGCAGCATTGTTATATGACCATCCTGATGACGAAGCAGCACTAAAGCTCCAGCAGATGATTCAGGAAGAAGGATTGAATCAAGTCTTTCGTTCCGTTTGCGCCATTGAACCAAGTTCTGAACTTGCTGGAATGATTCGCGAGCGGCTCGAAATCATCAAATCAGGAGAATGGCCGCCCAAAGCAGAGGTTAAATAA
- a CDS encoding transketolase family protein, whose protein sequence is MPEKIATRDAYGEALVELGKKNPNVVVLDADLSKSTKTNLFSKAFPNRHFNMGVAEANMISTAAGLATCGKIPFASTFAVFASGRVWDQVRMSVCYPELNVKIVATHGGITVGEDGASHQANEDIAIMRALPNITVIVPADAVETKKAVMAIADFEGPVYMRLGRSAVPVVFDDSYDFQIGEAVIVRPGDDVSIFACGIMLAEALEAAESLVLEGISAEVVNVSTIKPLDTETILGSVRKTECAVAAEEHSVIGGLGSAIAEVLIDAFPVPLERVGLPDTFGESGKPHELLAKYCMTSSDIASSAKLAIKHKRERR, encoded by the coding sequence ATGCCTGAAAAAATCGCCACAAGAGATGCATATGGAGAGGCGCTCGTAGAATTGGGCAAGAAGAACCCCAATGTTGTTGTTCTTGACGCTGATTTGTCAAAATCTACAAAAACAAATCTTTTTTCCAAAGCTTTTCCCAATCGACATTTCAATATGGGTGTTGCCGAAGCAAATATGATCTCAACCGCGGCTGGCCTTGCAACGTGTGGAAAGATTCCATTTGCAAGTACATTTGCTGTTTTTGCAAGTGGGCGTGTTTGGGACCAAGTCAGAATGTCGGTGTGCTACCCCGAACTTAATGTTAAAATTGTCGCCACCCATGGCGGAATCACTGTCGGAGAGGATGGGGCGTCCCACCAAGCTAATGAGGACATTGCCATCATGCGAGCATTACCAAACATTACGGTTATTGTTCCAGCGGACGCTGTTGAGACAAAGAAGGCTGTAATGGCAATCGCAGATTTTGAAGGGCCAGTATATATGAGACTTGGACGATCTGCCGTGCCGGTGGTGTTTGACGATAGTTATGACTTTCAAATCGGCGAGGCGGTGATAGTTCGCCCGGGCGATGATGTTTCAATATTTGCATGTGGTATCATGCTAGCAGAGGCTTTGGAGGCGGCGGAAAGTTTGGTGCTGGAGGGCATCTCTGCCGAAGTTGTGAACGTAAGCACGATAAAACCCCTTGATACCGAGACCATTCTCGGCTCAGTTCGCAAGACCGAATGTGCTGTGGCTGCTGAAGAACACAGCGTCATTGGGGGACTTGGTAGTGCAATCGCTGAGGTATTGATTGATGCCTTCCCAGTTCCCCTTGAGCGTGTTGGTCTCCCAGATACCTTCGGGGAGTCTGGTAAACCGCATGAACTCTTGGCGAAGTATTGCATGACGTCATCGGACATTGCTTCCTCTGCCAAGCTAGCCATCAAGCACAAGCGGGAGCGTAGGTAG
- the cdd gene encoding cytidine deaminase, with product MFREKLVEAARAAINMAYAPYSKFQVGAAVLGESGRVYAGANVENASFGLTICAERVAVLKAISEGERTIKAVAVANSAGSRAFPCGACRQVIAEFVPTEGDVDVYLVSDEGVEAYTLANLLPHSFKL from the coding sequence ATGTTTCGTGAAAAGTTGGTAGAGGCAGCCAGAGCTGCCATAAACATGGCATATGCACCCTATAGCAAGTTTCAAGTCGGAGCCGCAGTCCTAGGTGAAAGTGGCAGGGTTTATGCCGGCGCGAACGTAGAGAACGCATCGTTTGGGCTCACTATTTGCGCGGAAAGAGTTGCCGTCCTGAAGGCAATTTCTGAAGGTGAAAGGACAATTAAAGCAGTTGCGGTTGCAAATTCAGCTGGCAGCCGGGCTTTTCCATGCGGGGCATGCCGCCAGGTAATCGCCGAATTTGTGCCTACTGAAGGGGATGTGGACGTTTACCTAGTGTCAGATGAAGGAGTTGAGGCTTATACTCTTGCGAATCTCTTGCCGCATTCTTTCAAACTATAA
- a CDS encoding transketolase: MGNYPEDLIRKLKNQAREIRKDIIVMIGAAQSGHPGGSLSAADIVTALYFHVMRHDPKNPHWPDRDRFVLSKGHACPVLYAALAESGYFLKEEIITFRNINSRLQGHPALGKLPGVEFTSGSLGQGLSGANGMALAGKLDGKDYRVFCMIGDGESQEGQIWEAAMAAAHYKLDNLTAITDFNGLQIDGFNCEVMDVNPLADKWRAFGWNVVEIDGHDFTQILDALSPDARVDGKPTMIIARTIKGKGVSFMENVCDWHGKAPNEEQVCQALAELEAGDAE; this comes from the coding sequence ATGGGAAATTATCCTGAAGATTTAATTCGTAAGTTAAAAAATCAGGCTCGAGAGATTCGCAAAGACATCATAGTAATGATTGGCGCAGCACAGTCAGGACATCCGGGTGGCTCACTTTCAGCTGCTGACATAGTAACGGCGCTTTATTTCCATGTCATGCGTCATGATCCGAAGAATCCACATTGGCCGGACCGCGACCGCTTTGTTCTCAGTAAGGGTCATGCATGCCCAGTGCTCTATGCGGCGCTTGCCGAAAGCGGCTACTTTCTCAAAGAAGAAATTATCACTTTTCGGAATATCAACAGCCGACTCCAAGGGCATCCTGCTTTGGGTAAGCTGCCGGGAGTAGAGTTTACCTCTGGTTCGCTTGGCCAGGGGCTCTCAGGAGCAAACGGCATGGCGCTAGCTGGAAAACTTGACGGGAAAGACTACCGCGTTTTCTGTATGATTGGCGATGGCGAGTCCCAGGAGGGCCAAATATGGGAGGCAGCAATGGCAGCCGCCCATTACAAGCTGGACAACCTCACTGCCATTACTGATTTTAATGGCTTGCAGATAGACGGCTTTAATTGCGAGGTAATGGATGTAAATCCGCTAGCTGATAAATGGCGAGCGTTCGGTTGGAATGTAGTTGAGATAGATGGCCACGATTTCACGCAGATTTTGGATGCACTCTCCCCTGATGCTCGAGTAGATGGCAAGCCTACAATGATTATTGCGCGCACAATTAAAGGCAAAGGCGTAAGCTTTATGGAGAACGTGTGTGATTGGCACGGCAAAGCCCCAAACGAAGAACAAGTTTGCCAAGCCCTTGCTGAATTGGAGGCTGGAGACGCTGAATAA